The following are from one region of the Oryzias latipes chromosome 12, ASM223467v1 genome:
- the LOC101161659 gene encoding calmodulin-regulated spectrin-associated protein 1 isoform X1 → MDGSAGRDSTRRRRGAAAASPDDGGGDDGATEAQIVHLDLYDSARAKIEANLRWLFGKAYGTDHIPAELRDPFYTDQYEQEHIKPPIIRLLLSGELYCRVCGSILPAEHAASLRSHQAVIQTLSKRGIHVLETNNTPVSDLDLSSSPIKMSSHIHLIDALMMAYTVEMFSIEKAVSSVRRFANFSASKELPYNLEDAMVFWINKVNLKMRELAENECKMKQHLLDSPSHQKPDLLHALAHCMLEPVEFSRVVRYRRDHLSGRTLQHFPVLEDLMKDVCDGTALLTVIHFYCPEVIRLEDICLKEVPSIADCVYNIQLLTEFSNEYLNKCFYLTPEDLLFSPPVLKNNLMVFIAEVFWWFEIVKPDFVQPKNLQEINDVRLLLQPKGSRSFVPVANVTKRRFLPSSNSADTLTTPPSLDLSAKQKSLSPSHSLPPLRRGQQKTVEEAVSELRNRPNPVTQTDGQHQDSILAWPERRARPLSQPVSSALCFSAQKDAESVIMARSISKDSLTSNIIPPKHMLPAGLPKQRLAAQNLLCHIRIEDEEEETEEEELVSVIHPSAFSRHRNRSDIEPDDIEEQGKTSSSRVSSSTPRQYAAPFMLDQPEDSYYLEPLIAAVPKQAKEKSIRLNKQEESGEMLCRSTVSAPKAHVTSTSQGKPFPAKSSRSTCNPTSEDLAPNSSRLHTEGAAGGAETEKKGFFLHFSGEQDLQGPFSSVIESRQDSDSDVADLEEDEEDEDPIELTKEIEIPGGEKVLEVRHSAECGDGESAKLREDLKVSERDDKEDLSGRTSPCLSTVSCASSCSASGVRMTSFAEKKLLKLSLRDGYSSTSNSQKTTPDGSETAPAWQGKEPSPVLGRTMMLSPHVVPSELLQLHMQLEEQRRAIEYQKKKMDTVSARQRLKLGKAAFLNIVKKGGGRSDTLPLPLKHSQGSPGLGVADRRTPKTLSCKDDSCLDAFKVQTGASADKNNRLTLSQDNSSEPDLNDCSRSIDLLNEAISSIQQQMMQLTLQQGLLMKQSAVSPSEPVQPEPCTASTTMPEPLTSDSKSFAVNFVDIGGSSSTPVRRPPSLSSSKRRRPSEQKPGKESSKTPSVDSSSSSLDCTPSPRECSEEEQRALLESSKMERSIQRNVTFRVHEGTGERSGQYSSQTKLQDPLVSSKTSESPLVDVEEEEINTADSGNEIVSGDESSRTKGLLIEVDLSELKAPQEECIVDGPDSTAEGEQKNVLGFFFKDEEKAEDEMAKRRAAFLLKQQRKAEEARLRKQQQEAEAELKREEARRKAEEERIRKEEEKARRELIKQEYLRRKQEALMEEQGLVKPHVRTKSRRNRPKSLHREESSSFSKGSTTPDLSLSHRGSTLSLATEADSVISGEAETYRAESVCSTESFPMLSRASSRNMERDWENGSITSSITSSEYNGPKLFKEPSSKSNKPIIINAIAHCCLAGKVNEVQKNLVLEELEKCECNHLIILFRDGGCQFRAIYTYSPETEEITKFTGTGPRSISHKMIDKLYKYSSDRKQFTIIPAKSVSASVDALTIHNHLWQIKRPGSARRK, encoded by the exons ATGGATGGGAGTGCTGGAAGAGAcagcaccaggaggaggagaggcgcagcagcagccagtcctgatgatggaggaggtgaCGATGGAGCCACGGAGGCTCAGATTGTTCATCTGGACCTCTACGACTCTGCAAGGGCTAAAATTGAAGCCAACCTCCGCTGGCTCTTTGGCAAAGCCTATGGCACAG atCACATCCCAGCAGAGTTACGAGACCCGTTTTACACTGACCAGTACGAGCAGGAGCACATCAAGCCCCCCATCATCCGCCTGCTGCTGTCCGGAGAGCTTTACTGCCGGGTGTGTGGATCCATTCTTCCCGCCGAGCATGCCGCCTCGCTCCGAAGCCACCAGGCTGTCATCCAAACCCTGTCCAAGAGAGGCATCCACGTCCTGGAGACCAACAATACCCCTGTGTCTGATCTGGATCTCAGCTCCTCTCCCATTAAAATG agctCCCACATCCACCTCATCGATGCCCTCATGATGGCCTACACAGTGGAGATGTTCAGCATAGAGAAGGCGGTGTCCAGCGTCAGGCGCTTCGCAAACTTCAGTGCCTCCAAGGAGCTTCCGTATAACTTGGAAGATGCCATGGTGTTTTGGATTAACAAG GTAAATCTGAAGATGAGGGAGCTTGCAGAAAACGAGTGTAAAATGAAGCAGCACCTGCTGGATTCACCCAGCCACCAAAAG CCTGACCTATTGCATGCGCTTGCCCATTGCATGCTGGAGCCTGTGGAGTTTTCTCGTGTG GTGCGTTATCGCAGAGATCATCTGTCTGGCCGCACACTTCAACATTTCCCAGTTTTGGAAGACCTGATGAAGGATGTGTGCGACGGCACAGCTCTGCTAACTGTGATCCATTTCTATTGCCCGGAGGTTATTAGGCTGGAAG ATATTTGCCTGAAGGAGGTTCCTTCCATAGCAGACTGCGTCTACAACATCCAGCTACTGACAGAGTTTTCTAATGAGTACTTGAACAAATGCTTCTATCTGACGCCAGAGGACCTGCTGTTCTCTCCACCAGTCTTAAAG AATAATTTAATGGTTTTCATTGCTGAAGTTTTCTGGTGGTTTGAGATTGTCAAACCCGATTTTGTGCAGCCCAAAAACCTTCAGGAAATCAATGACG TGAGACTGCTGCTTCAGCCTAAAGGTTCTCGTTCTTTTGTTCCCGTCGCCAACGTAACAAAACGGCGCTTTCTGCCTTCATCCAACTCAGCTGACACTTTGACCACACCCCCGAGCCTCGACCTCAG CGCCAAACAAAAATCATTAAGTCCATCTCACTCATTGCCTCCCCTGAGAcgaggacaacagaaaacagtCGAAGAGGCCGTTTCAG agCTAAGAAATAGACCAAACCCTGTGACACAAACAGATGGACAACACCAGGACTCTATACTGGCTTGGCCAGAGAGGAGGGCGAG ACCTTTATCCCAGCCGGTCTCCTCTGCCTTGTGTTTTTCCGCACAGAAAGATGCAGAGAGCGTCATTATGGCTCGCTCCATTAGCAAAGACAGCTTAACGTCCAACATCATTCCCCCCAAACACATGCTGCCAGCAGGCCTGCCTAAGCAAAGACTCGCTGCTCAAAACCTTCTTTGTCACATCCGGatagaggatgaggaggaggaaacagaggaggaagagctggTTTCTGTGATACACCCCTCTGCGTTTTCGCGACATCGAAACAGGAGCGACATAGAGCCGGATGACATAGAAGAGCAGGGAAAAACCTCATCCTCGAGGGTTTCTTCCAGTACTCCACGTCAATACGCAGCCCCCTTCATGCTGGATCAGCCGGAGGACAGCTACTATCTGGAGCCTTTGATAGCAGCTGTCCCCAAACAAGCCAAGGAGAAGAGCATCCGACTGAACAAACAGGAGGAAAGTGGTGAGATGCTCTGTAGATCAACAGTATCTGCTCCTAAAGCTCATGTCACAAGCACTTCACAGGGTAAACCCTTTCCGGCTAAGTCCAGCAGAAGCACCTGTAACCCCACATCTGAAGATTTAGCTCCTAACTCTTCCAGGCTGCACacagaaggagcagcaggaggtgctgagacagagaaaaaaggctttttccttcacttttcAGGGGAGCAGGACCTTCAAGGTCCTTTCTCCTCTGTTATAGAATCAAGGCAAGACTCTGATTCTGATGTGGCTGATcttgaggaagatgaagaagatgaagatccAATAGAGCTGACCAAAGAGATAGAGATTCCAGGAGGCGAGAAGGTTTTAGAAGTCCGGCACTCGGCTGAATGCGGAGATGGAGAGTCAGCCAAACTTAGGGAGGATTTGAAGGTGAGCGAACGAGACGACAAGGAGGACTTGAGCGGACGCACAAGCCCGTGCCTCAGCACCGTGTCCTGTGCgagcagctgcagtgcttcaggTGTCCGGATGACCAGCTTCGCTGAGAAAAAGCTGCTGAAACTCAGCCTGCGCGACGGATACTCGAGCACCAGCAACTCTCAGAAGACAACACCGGATGGCTCAGAGACGGCTCCCGCCTGGCAAGGGAAGGAACCGAGCCCAGTGCTGGGAAGGACCATGATGCTCAGTCCTCATGTTGTGCCTTCAGAGCTGCTTCAACTTCACATGCAGCTGGAGGAGCAACGACGCGCCATAGAGTAtcagaagaagaagatggataCTGTTTCAGCTCGGCAGAGACTTAAGCTCGGCAAAGCGGCTTTCTTGAACATTGTTAAGAAGGGTGGAGGGAGGAGTGACACACTTCCTTTACCCCTGAAACACTCCCAGGGATCACCTGGACTAGGAGTTGCAGACAGGAGGACACCAAAGACTCTCTCCTGCAAGGATGATTCCTGTCTGGATGCCTTCAAAGTTCAAACAGGAGCGtcagcagacaaaaacaacaggcTCACCCTGTCCCAAGATAATAGCTCTGAACCTGACCTGAACGACTGCTCCCGCTCCATAGATCTTCTCAATGAAGCCATCAGTTCTattcagcagcagatgatgCAGCTTACTTTACAGCAGGGCCTCCTAATGAAGCAGAGCGCCGTCTCTCCCTCTGAGCCTGTGCAGCCAGAGCCGTGCACGGCCTCCACCACCATGCCAGAGCCCTTGACTTCAGACTCCAAATCATTCGCCGTCAACTTTGTAGATATTGGCGGCAGCAGCTCAACCCCAGTCCGGCGTCCTCCCAGCCTCTCCTCCAGCAAGCGCAGGAGACCGTCAGAGCAGAAACCTGGCAAAGAAAGCAGCAAAACACCGTCTGTCGACTCCAGCAGCTCGTCTTTGGACTGCACGCCTTCTCCAAGAGAATGttctgaggaggagcagagagcgCTTTTGGAGAGCTCAAAGATGGAGAGAAGCATTCAGAGAAATGTCACCTTCAGGGTCCACGAAGGAACTGGCGAGAGGAGTGGGCAATATTCGAGCCAAACCAAACTGCAGGACCCGCTGGTCAGTTCCAAAACATCAGAATCCCCATTGGTGGatgtagaagaagaagagataAATACTGCTGATTCAGGAAACGAGATTGTCAGTGGAGATGAAAGCTCCAGGACCAAGGGTCTTCTGATCGAGGTGGACTTGTCGGAGCTGAAGGCTCCACAAGAGGAATGCATCGTAGACGGTCCAGACAGCACAGCAGAGGGAGAGCAAAAAAACGTGCTGGGCTTCTTCTTCAAG GATGAGGAGAAGGCAGAAGACGAGATGGCGAAGCGGCGTGCTGCCTTCCTACTCAAACAGCAGCGCAAAGCGGAAGAGGCAAGACTGCgcaagcagcagcaggaggccgAGGCGGAGCTCAAACGGGAAGAAGCTCG GCGTAAAGCAGAGGAGGAGCGTATCCGCAAGGAAGAGGAGAAGGCGCGCCGGGAGCTCATTAAACAGGAATACCTGCGGCGGAAGCAGGAAGCCTTGATGGAGGAGCAGGGTCTGGTCAAGCCTCACGTGAGGACAAAATCCCGCAGGAACAGACCAAAGTCGCTGCACCGCGAAGAGTCAAGCAGCTTCTCCAAAGGATCCACCACAC CTGATCTCAGTCTCAGTCACAGAGGATCGACGCTGTCTTTGGCGACCGAAGCCGACAGCGTCATCTCTGGAGAGGCGGAGACATACCG GGCTGAATCTGTGTGCTCCACGGAGTCCTTCCCCATGTTGAGCAGGGCTTCCAGCAGGAACATGGAGCGAGACTGGGAGAACGGCTCCATAACATCCTCCATCACTTCATCCGAGTACAACG gtcctaaactttttaaagaacCAAGCTCTAAGTCCAACAAGCCAATCATCATCAACGCCATCGCCCACTGCTGCCTGGCTGGAAAGGTCAATGAGGTCCAGAAGAATCTTGTTCTTGAG gAGTTGGAAAAGTGTGAATGCAACCATCTGATCATCCTCTTCCGTGACGGCGGGTGCCAGTTCCGTGCCATTTACACATACTCCCCCGAGACGGAGGAGATCACCAAATTCACAGGGACGGGACCGCGCAGCATTAGCCATAAGATGATTGACAAGCTCTACAAATACAGCTCCGACCGCAAGCAGTTCACCATCATCCCCGCCAAGAGCGTGTCTGCCAGCGTGGACGCTCTGACCATCCACAACCACCTCTGGCAGATCAAGAGACCAGGGAGCGCTCGCAGGAAGTGA
- the LOC101161659 gene encoding calmodulin-regulated spectrin-associated protein 1-B isoform X2 — protein sequence MDGSAGRDSTRRRRGAAAASPDDGGGDDGATEAQIVHLDLYDSARAKIEANLRWLFGKAYGTDHIPAELRDPFYTDQYEQEHIKPPIIRLLLSGELYCRVCGSILPAEHAASLRSHQAVIQTLSKRGIHVLETNNTPVSDLDLSSSPIKMSSHIHLIDALMMAYTVEMFSIEKAVSSVRRFANFSASKELPYNLEDAMVFWINKVNLKMRELAENECKMKQHLLDSPSHQKSPSKWYWKLVPVRYRRDHLSGRTLQHFPVLEDLMKDVCDGTALLTVIHFYCPEVIRLEDICLKEVPSIADCVYNIQLLTEFSNEYLNKCFYLTPEDLLFSPPVLKNNLMVFIAEVFWWFEIVKPDFVQPKNLQEINDVRLLLQPKGSRSFVPVANVTKRRFLPSSNSADTLTTPPSLDLSAKQKSLSPSHSLPPLRRGQQKTVEEAVSELRNRPNPVTQTDGQHQDSILAWPERRARPLSQPVSSALCFSAQKDAESVIMARSISKDSLTSNIIPPKHMLPAGLPKQRLAAQNLLCHIRIEDEEEETEEEELVSVIHPSAFSRHRNRSDIEPDDIEEQGKTSSSRVSSSTPRQYAAPFMLDQPEDSYYLEPLIAAVPKQAKEKSIRLNKQEESGEMLCRSTVSAPKAHVTSTSQGKPFPAKSSRSTCNPTSEDLAPNSSRLHTEGAAGGAETEKKGFFLHFSGEQDLQGPFSSVIESRQDSDSDVADLEEDEEDEDPIELTKEIEIPGGEKVLEVRHSAECGDGESAKLREDLKVSERDDKEDLSGRTSPCLSTVSCASSCSASGVRMTSFAEKKLLKLSLRDGYSSTSNSQKTTPDGSETAPAWQGKEPSPVLGRTMMLSPHVVPSELLQLHMQLEEQRRAIEYQKKKMDTVSARQRLKLGKAAFLNIVKKGGGRSDTLPLPLKHSQGSPGLGVADRRTPKTLSCKDDSCLDAFKVQTGASADKNNRLTLSQDNSSEPDLNDCSRSIDLLNEAISSIQQQMMQLTLQQGLLMKQSAVSPSEPVQPEPCTASTTMPEPLTSDSKSFAVNFVDIGGSSSTPVRRPPSLSSSKRRRPSEQKPGKESSKTPSVDSSSSSLDCTPSPRECSEEEQRALLESSKMERSIQRNVTFRVHEGTGERSGQYSSQTKLQDPLVSSKTSESPLVDVEEEEINTADSGNEIVSGDESSRTKGLLIEVDLSELKAPQEECIVDGPDSTAEGEQKNVLGFFFKDEEKAEDEMAKRRAAFLLKQQRKAEEARLRKQQQEAEAELKREEARRKAEEERIRKEEEKARRELIKQEYLRRKQEALMEEQGLVKPHVRTKSRRNRPKSLHREESSSFSKGSTTPDLSLSHRGSTLSLATEADSVISGEAETYRAESVCSTESFPMLSRASSRNMERDWENGSITSSITSSEYNGPKLFKEPSSKSNKPIIINAIAHCCLAGKVNEVQKNLVLEELEKCECNHLIILFRDGGCQFRAIYTYSPETEEITKFTGTGPRSISHKMIDKLYKYSSDRKQFTIIPAKSVSASVDALTIHNHLWQIKRPGSARRK from the exons ATGGATGGGAGTGCTGGAAGAGAcagcaccaggaggaggagaggcgcagcagcagccagtcctgatgatggaggaggtgaCGATGGAGCCACGGAGGCTCAGATTGTTCATCTGGACCTCTACGACTCTGCAAGGGCTAAAATTGAAGCCAACCTCCGCTGGCTCTTTGGCAAAGCCTATGGCACAG atCACATCCCAGCAGAGTTACGAGACCCGTTTTACACTGACCAGTACGAGCAGGAGCACATCAAGCCCCCCATCATCCGCCTGCTGCTGTCCGGAGAGCTTTACTGCCGGGTGTGTGGATCCATTCTTCCCGCCGAGCATGCCGCCTCGCTCCGAAGCCACCAGGCTGTCATCCAAACCCTGTCCAAGAGAGGCATCCACGTCCTGGAGACCAACAATACCCCTGTGTCTGATCTGGATCTCAGCTCCTCTCCCATTAAAATG agctCCCACATCCACCTCATCGATGCCCTCATGATGGCCTACACAGTGGAGATGTTCAGCATAGAGAAGGCGGTGTCCAGCGTCAGGCGCTTCGCAAACTTCAGTGCCTCCAAGGAGCTTCCGTATAACTTGGAAGATGCCATGGTGTTTTGGATTAACAAG GTAAATCTGAAGATGAGGGAGCTTGCAGAAAACGAGTGTAAAATGAAGCAGCACCTGCTGGATTCACCCAGCCACCAAAAG TCTCCCTCCAAATGGTACTGGAAGCTTGTTCCT GTGCGTTATCGCAGAGATCATCTGTCTGGCCGCACACTTCAACATTTCCCAGTTTTGGAAGACCTGATGAAGGATGTGTGCGACGGCACAGCTCTGCTAACTGTGATCCATTTCTATTGCCCGGAGGTTATTAGGCTGGAAG ATATTTGCCTGAAGGAGGTTCCTTCCATAGCAGACTGCGTCTACAACATCCAGCTACTGACAGAGTTTTCTAATGAGTACTTGAACAAATGCTTCTATCTGACGCCAGAGGACCTGCTGTTCTCTCCACCAGTCTTAAAG AATAATTTAATGGTTTTCATTGCTGAAGTTTTCTGGTGGTTTGAGATTGTCAAACCCGATTTTGTGCAGCCCAAAAACCTTCAGGAAATCAATGACG TGAGACTGCTGCTTCAGCCTAAAGGTTCTCGTTCTTTTGTTCCCGTCGCCAACGTAACAAAACGGCGCTTTCTGCCTTCATCCAACTCAGCTGACACTTTGACCACACCCCCGAGCCTCGACCTCAG CGCCAAACAAAAATCATTAAGTCCATCTCACTCATTGCCTCCCCTGAGAcgaggacaacagaaaacagtCGAAGAGGCCGTTTCAG agCTAAGAAATAGACCAAACCCTGTGACACAAACAGATGGACAACACCAGGACTCTATACTGGCTTGGCCAGAGAGGAGGGCGAG ACCTTTATCCCAGCCGGTCTCCTCTGCCTTGTGTTTTTCCGCACAGAAAGATGCAGAGAGCGTCATTATGGCTCGCTCCATTAGCAAAGACAGCTTAACGTCCAACATCATTCCCCCCAAACACATGCTGCCAGCAGGCCTGCCTAAGCAAAGACTCGCTGCTCAAAACCTTCTTTGTCACATCCGGatagaggatgaggaggaggaaacagaggaggaagagctggTTTCTGTGATACACCCCTCTGCGTTTTCGCGACATCGAAACAGGAGCGACATAGAGCCGGATGACATAGAAGAGCAGGGAAAAACCTCATCCTCGAGGGTTTCTTCCAGTACTCCACGTCAATACGCAGCCCCCTTCATGCTGGATCAGCCGGAGGACAGCTACTATCTGGAGCCTTTGATAGCAGCTGTCCCCAAACAAGCCAAGGAGAAGAGCATCCGACTGAACAAACAGGAGGAAAGTGGTGAGATGCTCTGTAGATCAACAGTATCTGCTCCTAAAGCTCATGTCACAAGCACTTCACAGGGTAAACCCTTTCCGGCTAAGTCCAGCAGAAGCACCTGTAACCCCACATCTGAAGATTTAGCTCCTAACTCTTCCAGGCTGCACacagaaggagcagcaggaggtgctgagacagagaaaaaaggctttttccttcacttttcAGGGGAGCAGGACCTTCAAGGTCCTTTCTCCTCTGTTATAGAATCAAGGCAAGACTCTGATTCTGATGTGGCTGATcttgaggaagatgaagaagatgaagatccAATAGAGCTGACCAAAGAGATAGAGATTCCAGGAGGCGAGAAGGTTTTAGAAGTCCGGCACTCGGCTGAATGCGGAGATGGAGAGTCAGCCAAACTTAGGGAGGATTTGAAGGTGAGCGAACGAGACGACAAGGAGGACTTGAGCGGACGCACAAGCCCGTGCCTCAGCACCGTGTCCTGTGCgagcagctgcagtgcttcaggTGTCCGGATGACCAGCTTCGCTGAGAAAAAGCTGCTGAAACTCAGCCTGCGCGACGGATACTCGAGCACCAGCAACTCTCAGAAGACAACACCGGATGGCTCAGAGACGGCTCCCGCCTGGCAAGGGAAGGAACCGAGCCCAGTGCTGGGAAGGACCATGATGCTCAGTCCTCATGTTGTGCCTTCAGAGCTGCTTCAACTTCACATGCAGCTGGAGGAGCAACGACGCGCCATAGAGTAtcagaagaagaagatggataCTGTTTCAGCTCGGCAGAGACTTAAGCTCGGCAAAGCGGCTTTCTTGAACATTGTTAAGAAGGGTGGAGGGAGGAGTGACACACTTCCTTTACCCCTGAAACACTCCCAGGGATCACCTGGACTAGGAGTTGCAGACAGGAGGACACCAAAGACTCTCTCCTGCAAGGATGATTCCTGTCTGGATGCCTTCAAAGTTCAAACAGGAGCGtcagcagacaaaaacaacaggcTCACCCTGTCCCAAGATAATAGCTCTGAACCTGACCTGAACGACTGCTCCCGCTCCATAGATCTTCTCAATGAAGCCATCAGTTCTattcagcagcagatgatgCAGCTTACTTTACAGCAGGGCCTCCTAATGAAGCAGAGCGCCGTCTCTCCCTCTGAGCCTGTGCAGCCAGAGCCGTGCACGGCCTCCACCACCATGCCAGAGCCCTTGACTTCAGACTCCAAATCATTCGCCGTCAACTTTGTAGATATTGGCGGCAGCAGCTCAACCCCAGTCCGGCGTCCTCCCAGCCTCTCCTCCAGCAAGCGCAGGAGACCGTCAGAGCAGAAACCTGGCAAAGAAAGCAGCAAAACACCGTCTGTCGACTCCAGCAGCTCGTCTTTGGACTGCACGCCTTCTCCAAGAGAATGttctgaggaggagcagagagcgCTTTTGGAGAGCTCAAAGATGGAGAGAAGCATTCAGAGAAATGTCACCTTCAGGGTCCACGAAGGAACTGGCGAGAGGAGTGGGCAATATTCGAGCCAAACCAAACTGCAGGACCCGCTGGTCAGTTCCAAAACATCAGAATCCCCATTGGTGGatgtagaagaagaagagataAATACTGCTGATTCAGGAAACGAGATTGTCAGTGGAGATGAAAGCTCCAGGACCAAGGGTCTTCTGATCGAGGTGGACTTGTCGGAGCTGAAGGCTCCACAAGAGGAATGCATCGTAGACGGTCCAGACAGCACAGCAGAGGGAGAGCAAAAAAACGTGCTGGGCTTCTTCTTCAAG GATGAGGAGAAGGCAGAAGACGAGATGGCGAAGCGGCGTGCTGCCTTCCTACTCAAACAGCAGCGCAAAGCGGAAGAGGCAAGACTGCgcaagcagcagcaggaggccgAGGCGGAGCTCAAACGGGAAGAAGCTCG GCGTAAAGCAGAGGAGGAGCGTATCCGCAAGGAAGAGGAGAAGGCGCGCCGGGAGCTCATTAAACAGGAATACCTGCGGCGGAAGCAGGAAGCCTTGATGGAGGAGCAGGGTCTGGTCAAGCCTCACGTGAGGACAAAATCCCGCAGGAACAGACCAAAGTCGCTGCACCGCGAAGAGTCAAGCAGCTTCTCCAAAGGATCCACCACAC CTGATCTCAGTCTCAGTCACAGAGGATCGACGCTGTCTTTGGCGACCGAAGCCGACAGCGTCATCTCTGGAGAGGCGGAGACATACCG GGCTGAATCTGTGTGCTCCACGGAGTCCTTCCCCATGTTGAGCAGGGCTTCCAGCAGGAACATGGAGCGAGACTGGGAGAACGGCTCCATAACATCCTCCATCACTTCATCCGAGTACAACG gtcctaaactttttaaagaacCAAGCTCTAAGTCCAACAAGCCAATCATCATCAACGCCATCGCCCACTGCTGCCTGGCTGGAAAGGTCAATGAGGTCCAGAAGAATCTTGTTCTTGAG gAGTTGGAAAAGTGTGAATGCAACCATCTGATCATCCTCTTCCGTGACGGCGGGTGCCAGTTCCGTGCCATTTACACATACTCCCCCGAGACGGAGGAGATCACCAAATTCACAGGGACGGGACCGCGCAGCATTAGCCATAAGATGATTGACAAGCTCTACAAATACAGCTCCGACCGCAAGCAGTTCACCATCATCCCCGCCAAGAGCGTGTCTGCCAGCGTGGACGCTCTGACCATCCACAACCACCTCTGGCAGATCAAGAGACCAGGGAGCGCTCGCAGGAAGTGA